A stretch of the Capsicum annuum cultivar UCD-10X-F1 chromosome 10, UCD10Xv1.1, whole genome shotgun sequence genome encodes the following:
- the LOC107843590 gene encoding putative F-box protein At1g50870, translating into MKMKKKKNNSNPPYEEKLATTCAPKIQKKKSIEKSKGKCIMEHMDVAEATFHFNYPFQDDVIMEIHYRLPFRDLLQFKYVSKLRNALISDPYFVNKHRDRAKNDPHSQKLLIYQRSLTDPTTSIYSCPLSSSLQLVNKIQKLDSPSSSIAIIHCTYNGLAVIRVFTPATYKNSGHILSNPSTRESILLPQPIFPVQTGYSLGLGCDSTSGDYKILNIRSRRPVAKYLVKFSR; encoded by the exons atgaagatgaagaagaagaagaacaattcCAATCCACCCTATGAGGAAAAATTAGCAACTACTTGTGCTCCAAAGATACAGAAGAAGAAATCCATTGAAAAGTCCAAAG GCAAGTGCATTATGGAGCATATGGATGTTGCTGAGGCCACTTTTCATTTTAATTACCCTTTCCAGGATGACGTAATTATGGAGATCCACTACAGGTTACCCTTCCGCGATCTTCTTCAATTCAAATATGTTTCTAAATTGCGGAATGCATTAATATCTGATCCTTACTTTGTCAACAAGCATCGCGATCGTGCCAAGAATGATCCACATTCCCAAAAACTTCTTATTTACCAACGTTCCCTTACGGATCCTACAACTTCCATCTATTCTTGTCCTTTATCATCCTCCCTTCAACTggttaacaaaatacaaaaacttGATTCCCCTTCAAGCTCTATAGCCATAATCCATTGTACTTATAATGGCTTGGCTGTTATCCGTGTTTTCACTCCAGCTACTTATAAAAACTCCGGACATATCCTATCGAACCCCTCCACAAGAGAATCAATACTGCTTCCTCAACCAATATTTCCAGTACAGACTGGTTATTCTTTAGGATTGGGTTGTGACTCAACTAGTGGTGACTATAAGATCCTAAATATTCGCAGTCGCAGGCCCGTAGCAAAGTACCTGGTGAAATTCTCTCGTTGA